Proteins encoded within one genomic window of Pristis pectinata isolate sPriPec2 chromosome 5, sPriPec2.1.pri, whole genome shotgun sequence:
- the LOC127570702 gene encoding fucolectin-6-like, translating to MRAAVWIVLAACCAAGARNCGNVALRGKATQSSTSSGGVADRAIDGNRNPYYFNHSCTHTKSESHPWWSIDLFQEEYVLVVKITNRADCCWDRFQNAVVRVGTSPYLRNKNCVCGMISQLGCGETAVLNCKGMLGQFVSVTLSGVGILTMCEVEVYVVS from the exons ATGAGGGCAGCTGTGTGGATTGTTCTGGCTGCTTGCTGTGCTGCCGGTGCGCGGAACTGTG GGAACGTCGCGCTCCGAGGAAAGGCCACCCAGTCAAGCACGTCCTCTGGCGGAGTCGCAGACAGGGCCATCGACGGGAATCGGAATCCTTATTACTTCAACCATTCGTGCACTCACACCAAATCGGAATCGCATCCGTGGTGGAGCATTGACCTGTTCCAAGAGGAATACGTGCTGGTGGTGAAGATCACCAACAGGGCCGACTGCTGTTGGGATCGCTTCCAGAACGCAGTGGTCCGTGTCGGCACGTCCCCCTATCTGCGCAACAAGAACTGTGT CTGTGGGATGATCAGTCAACTGGGATGCGGAGAGACCGCTGTCCTGAACTGTAAAGGGATGCTCGGTCAGTTTGTCAGCGTGACCCTGAGCGGCGTCGGCATCCTGACCATGTGCGAGGTCGAGGTTTATGTGGTTAGCTGA